A genomic stretch from Algoriphagus halophilus includes:
- a CDS encoding ubiquinol cytochrome C oxidoreductase — protein sequence MKNLPAFRTPNIWTNVLSLFISLTFMIVWLPFIRSLFDGTSYAWGTNYFGLTIHGAGVTPSFIFLIFQMSLYATVIFGLYRMKNRKLYGGLLGIWWLNVFGNLLFDILKNGDTMFHGDTLNVHVSISTLVLPLASIALLLIIMVLGTEKEESFIPWTQKNRTLLYLFLGMLPILFLLLSTGTPSGTSDQIGVLLAIMQCFYIPYIFKPYGYKNVLETSFIK from the coding sequence ATGAAAAATCTACCAGCATTTCGAACACCTAACATTTGGACGAATGTCCTGTCTCTGTTTATTTCTCTCACGTTCATGATCGTGTGGCTTCCTTTTATCAGATCACTATTTGATGGAACATCCTATGCCTGGGGGACAAATTATTTCGGTCTAACGATACATGGGGCAGGAGTCACTCCTTCCTTCATTTTCCTCATTTTCCAAATGAGTTTATATGCCACTGTCATTTTTGGACTTTATCGAATGAAAAACAGAAAACTATATGGAGGCTTGCTGGGTATTTGGTGGCTGAATGTATTTGGCAACTTACTATTCGACATCCTAAAAAATGGGGACACCATGTTTCATGGAGACACCCTGAATGTTCATGTCTCCATCAGTACCCTTGTTTTGCCTCTTGCCTCCATCGCGCTTTTATTGATAATTATGGTACTTGGGACAGAAAAAGAAGAATCATTTATTCCATGGACTCAAAAAAACAGGACCTTGCTTTATTTGTTTTTAGGAATGTTACCCATCCTATTTTTATTGCTTTCCACAGGCACACCTAGCGGTACCAGCGACCAAATAGGCGTATTATTGGCTATCATGCAATGTTTTTACATCCCATATATTTTTAAGCCATATGGATATAAAAATGTTCTTGAAACCTCTTTTATAAAATAA
- a CDS encoding LytR/AlgR family response regulator transcription factor, translating to MTSFLNEQFFQLSKREKFYAILVTSLFFSLFMLFFQPFGVNNYDPKEEITPLFTITMFGLGILVCIILLINEFVLFPLIFKNEVYKWHILLWLLWTNVYTATFIFLAYNYLGSWHDFHWKSWFDFIGNFTTVSIIPLVAIYFYAKIQQVQHRSETSIDHEKEGIKIIQIPSESQSEIKSFALESLLYLEPEDNYVAIHYLHQEKEEKTLVRTTLKKIEDLNLHPALVRCHRSYTINLFHLANYEGNNQQGMIKLDHVAKSIPVSRSYASNLLLQLK from the coding sequence ATGACATCCTTTTTGAACGAGCAGTTTTTCCAATTGAGTAAGCGTGAAAAGTTTTACGCCATTCTAGTCACAAGCCTATTTTTCAGCTTGTTTATGCTGTTTTTTCAACCCTTCGGCGTTAATAACTATGACCCTAAGGAGGAGATAACTCCACTTTTTACAATCACCATGTTCGGCCTGGGAATATTGGTTTGTATCATATTGTTAATAAACGAGTTTGTGCTTTTCCCTTTAATTTTTAAAAATGAAGTTTATAAATGGCACATCCTTCTTTGGTTACTCTGGACAAATGTGTATACAGCTACCTTTATTTTTTTAGCCTACAACTATTTAGGAAGTTGGCATGACTTCCATTGGAAAAGCTGGTTTGACTTTATTGGAAACTTCACCACTGTTAGCATCATCCCTTTAGTAGCCATTTATTTCTATGCAAAAATTCAGCAGGTCCAACATCGCTCAGAGACTTCCATCGATCATGAAAAAGAGGGAATAAAAATCATTCAAATTCCTTCAGAAAGCCAAAGTGAGATTAAGTCATTCGCTTTGGAAAGCCTACTTTATCTGGAGCCCGAAGACAATTATGTGGCAATACATTATTTACATCAGGAAAAAGAAGAGAAAACATTGGTAAGAACTACATTGAAAAAAATTGAAGACCTAAACCTTCATCCTGCATTGGTTCGATGTCATCGTTCCTATACCATTAATCTTTTCCATTTAGCAAACTATGAAGGGAATAATCAGCAAGGGATGATCAAGTTGGACCATGTTGCAAAGTCGATTCCAGTATCTCGATCCTATGCTTCCAACTTATTGTTACAATTAAAATAA